Proteins encoded in a region of the Xiphophorus couchianus chromosome 11, X_couchianus-1.0, whole genome shotgun sequence genome:
- the si:dkey-251i10.1 gene encoding ADP/ATP translocase 3 translates to MSEQAVSFAKDFLAGGISAAISKTAVAPIERVKLLLQVQHASKQITADMQYKGIMDCVVRIPKEQGFLSFWRGNLANVIRYFPTQALNFAFKDKYKKIFLDGVDKRTQFWRYFAGNLASGGAAGATSLCFVYPLDFARTRLAADVGKAGTEREFKGLGDCLVKISKSDGIKGLYQGFNVSVQGIIIYRAAYFGIYDTAKGMLPDPKNTHILVSWMIAQTVTAVAGLTSYPFDTVRRRMMMQSGRKGADIMYSGTIDCWRKIARDEGGKAFFKGAWSNVLRGMGGAFVLVLYDELKKVI, encoded by the exons ATGAGTGAACAAGCTGTTTCATTCGCTAAGGATTTCTTGGCTGGCGGCATCTCCGCTGCCATTTCCAAAACAGCCGTCGCCCCAATCGAAAGAGTGAAGCTTCTCCTTcag GTCCAGCATGCCAGCAAACAGATCACCGCTGACATGCAGTATAAAGGCATCATGGACTGCGTTGTCCGTATCCCCAAGGAGCAGGGATTCCTGTCCTTCTGGAGAGGCAACCTTGCCAATGTCATCAGATATTTCCCCACCCAGGCCCTCAACTTTGCCTTTAAAGACAAGTACAAGAAGATCTTCCTGGATGGTGTCGACAAGCGCACCCAGTTCTGGAGGTACTTTGCTGGTAACCTTGCCTCCGGAGGAGCTGCCGGAGCCACCTCACTCTGCTTTGTGTACCCTCTCGACTTCGCCCGTACCCGTCTGGCGGCTGACGTGGGAAAAGCGGGAACCGAGAGAGAATTCAAGGGTCTGGGTGACTGTCTGGTAAAGATCTCAAAGTCAGATGGCATAAAGGGCTTGTACCAGGGCTTCAACGTGTCTGTGCAGGGCATTATCATCTACAGGGCTGCATACTTTGGCATCTATGACACAGCTAAGG GTATGCTTCCAGACCCCAAGAACACCCACATATTGGTGAGCTGGATGATCGCACAAACTGTAACAGCTGTTGCTGGCCTGACCTCATACCCCTTCGATACTGTCCGTAGACGCATGATGATGCAGTCTGGACGTAAAGGAG CTGACATCATGTACAGTGGAACCATCGACTGCTGGCGCAAGATCGCACGTGACGAGGGTGGCAAAGCTTTCTTCAAGGGGGCCTGGTCCAACGTGCTCAGAGGCATGGGCGGCGCCTTCGTGCTGGTGTTGTACGATGAGCTGAAGAAAGTCATCTAA